The DNA region GGCTTCAGTAAGAATCCAACCTGTGATGCTTCAACATCTGTGGGTAGATTTTCCAAGTAAAGCTCCCATTCTTGCCCACTCCAATCTGCCACCTCATCTTCGCTTGGAAGTTTTCCTGACTTGAATTCTGCAGCTAAGGCGCAGATCTTTTTGTAAGTAGCTGAATCTGGTTCCATGGCATCAGGAGGAATACCGGTCCCCTCAACCCAAAGTTGAAGGTCAATTTGGTTTTCTATCCCAGGTACATTCTTTTTCAGGAATTCAAGAAATGTCTCTGTGTCTATTGATTGAAACTTGAACGTGGCAATGTACTTCTTTAAGAACTCGTCAAAAGCAGGCCGGCCAATCTAGCACAATCAACAAGCAGAGGACAAGACAAATTAGATAATAATCAAACATTGCAATGATTTTAGTGAATGAACATTTGTTTTGTAGAGTGAAGCAGTAGCAATGCCCCATACTCCCACCCACCTGACGCTCGATGCGCCAAAGGAACTGGAAGCCTTTCTCGTAGGGCACTTCAGAGTACACATCATCAGGGTCAATCCCTGCCATCTTCGGCTTCAATTTGGTGAACTCCATGTTATCCTTAAACCTCTCCATCATTCTGTTCAAACCCCTCCATCCAATTCCCATGTTTAATGCTGCCCGCTCCTCCCCTTGCACCACCTCAACAATCCTCCTCTCAGCATATGTTGTGAATCCCTATATGCAGCAACAACGATATAAGACTCTGACATGTCAAAATTAAGTATAAAATATCGACATGTAGTTGTCAAGCTTAGGCACGACCAACCCCATCTTCAATGATTTGTGACATGTCAAACTAAGTATGCTCTCTAGCAGCTCCTACCTTAACTAGAGGAAAAAGACTTAACATTTCACACACAAGTCAGAGAAAATGTTGAAGCCTTAAATGATTAGATATTTAGATGATATCAGGGTCATGGTCATGGTATATGACATTGACCCTGACCATGACCGGATCGGAACCAATCTAGCAGAAGATGTAAAACCATAGTATATATCTTCCCATTTTTATTGTACCGAAACATGGTTCTTCTAGAGCAAAATTCTCCTGATCTAAACCAGGATTGTACAGTTCGATCCATTCTAGACCACAGAAGACTTAGGAGGGGTTTGGTTCCggagggctaaactttagcactgtcatatcaaagagaatcttgttatttagaagtattaaataaaatctaattacaaaactaattgcagaacccctgAGCTAATTCgtagacgaatctaatgatgtatataatctatgattagcggatggttactgtagcatcactgttgcaaacatagattaattaggctcattaaattcatCTCGCAAATTAGCACCCATTTGTGCAAAAAAAACTGTAAACAgatttatttaatactcctaaatgGCAAGATTTTTTTGGAAGTGACGGGGCTAAAGTTCAGCTATGTGGAACCAAACTGGGCGTTAGCTACTAGCAAGGTCAGATTTTCCACCTAATAATGGACAGCCTACACCAAATTAGGGAAAACACTATTTGTAGCAGAAAGGTGACAGCGACAACATCAAAAACAATGAGAATTCAGTCACCTCATTTAGCCAGAAATCTTCATTGGTCTTGTTAGTAATCAGATTGCCAGTCCAGCTATGCGCGAGCTCATGCGCCACAACCTGAGCCCCTGCAGCGTCTCCCTTGATCACTGTCGGAGTGAGGAACACCATCCTGGGGTTCTCCATGCCTCCataagggaagctcggaggcagAACGAGCAGATCGAACCTCTCCCATTCATAGGGTCCAAACAGCGACTCCCCGACCTTCACCATCTCCTCCACCCCGGCGAACTCCCTCGCCGCCTCGTCCAGCACCTTGTCCCCTCCCTCCGCGTACACCCGCGTCCTCGGGCCGAGGTCCCTGAACCCGATTCCACCGGCGGCGAATGCGAAGAGGTAGGGCGGCACGGACTGCTCCATCTGGAACTCCTCGACGATGCGGCCGGGTGCGCACCACAGCTCGTCGTCGCACGCACCGCGGTCGTCGGATGGCAGCGGGTCCCGGCGGGCGacgtggtgagcggcggcgacggcggagaGCTGCGAGGGGACGTTGAGGAGGAGCGAGAAGGTGATGCGCGCGGCGGGGGTGTCGTGGCAGGGGAAGATGGAGCGGGCGTGGATGGACTGGCACTGCGAGAAGACGAAGGGATGCCCGGAGGCGGTCTGCGGCGGGGCCAGCCACTGcagcgcggaggcggcgggggaCGTGGAGAAGGTGAGCCGGAAGGAGGTGGTGTCGGGGGGCAGGGTGAGGGTCAGCGCCGAGCCGAGGACGGGGTCGGGGGCCGCGGCGAGGGAGAAGGGGATGGGCTCCGGCGggtcggcggcggtggaggcggagtGGACGGCGAGGGCGCGGGTGTCGAGGAGGAGGTCGCCGGAGTGCGGCGCGGAGAGGGTGAGCAGCGCAGAGGCGTGGATGGTGGAGGCGGCGAAGTCGAGGTAGAAGGCGAGCGCGGCGTGCGACACCACCGGGTGCGCGCCGTCGGTGTAGGAGTGGGGATCGACCGGCGCcatggctgctgctgctcctgccgccggcggCGAACGAGTCGGGATGCGAGGGGACGGTGGAGGGTTTGGTTGGTCCGGTCGAGTCGGGTCGACTGGTCGAGGGGCTTTTGGTGGGTCGTGTTGGTCGCTACTCGCTAGGGTCGAGCCGACAAAACCTTTTGAGCTTTCCTTTGGCTTTTAAGTTTGCAGGGCCCTGATCGGAAGGAAATGGTACCTCCGTCGAGCTAAAAATCTCTCCGAATTTAAAAAGCATCTAAAAAACTCTCAAAAGCAGAATAGGAATAGTGGCAATCAAATTGCAGAAAAATAACATCAATTAAATTATTGGTGCCTTGCATATATTCTCACTTTACTATACACACATCTAATCTATCTCCTTTTTCTACATTCGAGTACACAATGCCTTAGAGGAGCACTCTGGACTCTGGAGTGAGTTTGGGTGCAACATACAAGTTAACTGAACAAGCTTAAACTTTGGTTTGGCAAAATAGATATTTTGATCCTTTAAATTTATCCCAATCGTCAAGTTCGTCCCTCAACTTTTAAATTGGCTAATAATATAGTTCCTCAACTTgtatcaacttttattttaaggTTAAACACATCCTTATGTTGATATTATGCTCCATAATAACATGAGATAAATGTAAAAAGAGTTCTTTTTACCTTTGGTTTCTTTTGCCCCTCCTCAATTTCCACGATTTGTATCACTTCGCTCAAATTTCCACAACATTTTATATGTGGTACGTAGTTATGCAAAAAGTAGCTTTAATTTTACTCTCCATGTGTCCGCAATACAATACAATGCATGGATAAATAAAATTTTATGTTGCAAATTAAACACTTGTGATGTTCAGCCCCTAAAATGAATTTAGAAGGGGAAGGAATCAAGAGCAAAGAGAACCTTTTGCATAAATCTCATATTATTATGGAGCATAATATCAGCATAAGGATGAGTTTAACTCAAAAACGAAAATCGAGTGACTGTGTTAGCCAATTTGAAAGTTGAGGGATGAACTTAACCCTCGGATCAAAGTTAAGGGACTAAAACGGCTATTTTGCCAATTGGTTTTAAGCCGAACAAAATCTTTGCTTAGTTGGCATGGGGCTAGCGAGTAGTTCTGAAATTCTGAAGGTGTATCAAAGAAACTGAATGGGTTGAACCAGCATGCTATAATTCTGTTATTAACTAGCatgaaaacaaaagaaaaaagatGTATTATGAATATTTGCATTGGCATCAACTATCCAATGCACATTCTTGAGAAAAATCTCGTCCAATCTCATGACCAGACAACCAGTTGGCACTCAGGATGATATGGGCTAACGATGACAGGATAACCAGGCGGTTGATATGGGAATGCCACAAACAATACCTGCATCAATTAATCCTATAAAAATGTAGGAACAGCTCAGAAGCAAAGGGAACAGATTGATTAGACTAAGCACAACAGAAAGCTCTTAGGATTTAAAATGACACCACAGTGAAAAGTGAAAAGGTTCCAAAGTGAATGTTATTGCAATATGGTATTAGATTCGCACTCATGACAATAATAAAGCGATAGTGTGAACTTCATGGTTTTCCTGCTATCAACGGACCAAGCAGAAGCTATGCCTCGCCATCAAGATGCTTTTTATTCTTTTTCATATGCCTTGCCACCATTTTCCTCCATCTCTTTTGAATTATTTTCCTTCCAGCGTCAAGCAGCAAGGAGTCATCGACAATGAGGTTCATCATTGAGAGGCAGGACACCCAGTCGATCTCGTATGGACATAAGCTATGCTTTTTTGTGGCACGCTTATTGCCAATCTTCCTGATCGACCCATCGCTCAGGCTGAACAGAAAGAGACCTTCTCCATCAACCCAAAGCACCACCGCACCACTCTTCCCAAGAAACATCTCCAACTTGATCTTTTCTCTAGCGTGCATCTGGAGCACCCTCCGCGGCAAGGAACTTGCCAGGTTGATTGTTTCAGAAAGGACCCAACTGCTGGTGTTGCTACCATGCTTCCAGAGTGACATCTGTGCGCCCTTCAATAAGAGTAACAGAAAGCTCCCATCCGCAGAATTTCCTAACAATGGTGCCTTGCTGCGTTTAGCATCAAGCCGGAGCTCCAGATAGGACAGCTTTGTATGTGCGTCCAGTTAGTCGAGTTGCTACAAAGAAAATGGATGGCACCATGAGAAGCGGCAGCAGGGGATGGCACCACATAGAGGTCAGGTATTAGCTCAGGACTGTCATGAATCCACATCCAACATTTGGCCTTTGAGCAGTAGAACACAATCATGAGCATTCTTCGTATGATCCAAATGGCAACCAGCCGGAAGGACTGGGATACTAACTTGCTATGGTCGATATCCTCAGTGATAAGTAAGGTATAGATGTCAGGTGATGGTGATGCAGCAACTGGAGTCCGAGGAATGTGGAAGATTTCACCCGTGAGAGGATTGCAGGCACAAAACTTGTCTGACCGGGCTTGACCATTAGTGCCTGTTTGGTGGTGACGGAGGGCCAAGAAGCCGTCTTAAGATGCAATGGGCTCGTAGGAGTTGAGCTCGGCACCGAGACCTCAAATGAAAGTACAAAGTTTAGCTGGTGCGAGGGCACTGCATCCAACTTTGCTGCCAATGGATTGTGACAATTCAGACCATGGGCATGAAGCTCGGTGCCAAACTGCGCCACTTGCTCTTGCGAGATTCACTGCTGTCCTGGTAGAAGAAACCAAGGAGCAAGGATGGGGTAAAACCATGGTCATGGCGGCACTTCCTGAGGCAATCAAGAAAGGTTCTGCCTTTTATGATGTTACGCCAAAACTTGCAGGTCGAAGCAAGGCGTGCTAGGGAGGCAGGATCAGTGATGTGAGACAGGATCCTGTCGATCATATCCACCGAAAGCTGCAGCATCACGCCATCATCCATGATCCAAATGAACTCAAAGTTCAGACAACTGATTTACTTATTTTCCCTTCAAATTGAAAGGCAATTATTCTCTTAGATGTACTGTAAGCAATAGAAAGAAACATAGAAAATTTGGCAGCATAGTCGAACAACGAATTTGGATTCATCCCAATATTGCAACATTACAGACAGACTATTTAAACGAATCTGTACTTCAACTAGTAAAGAAGTCACACTTGGTCTTAAACATTTCACAAAACCACACCTTGTCAGAACTAAGAACGCATGATCATGTTAGTCAATCCCTAAAACACAAGACTCAAAATCCCTAAAACACATCTGGCATTGTTTTGTCAGTGTCCGTCCTAATTTTCCAAGCAGACCCCTCAACCGGTCTCTAGTTCTCTACGCAGCCAGAGGAAGAAAACTAAAGCAATCAGTAATCACCTCATCTAGCCGCTCGTTAGCAGTCGTTCTTCACGACTAAGTATATAACGAAGAATCAAAGCGGACTCATCGAAGTAATCTAATACATCAACCCTAACTAGTAAGATGGGTGCGCCCTGCACTTTGGGGGACAGGGGCTAGAGAATAGAGATACCTAGCCGGAGGAGGAGACAGGAGAGGGCGGGGgaggtcgccgtcgccggcgagaTCGCCTTGAGCGCGTGCAAGGAAATCGACGGGCCGATGAGAGCGCAAGAGCACACACGGCGATCAATTACCACGTGGTTTTTTTTGCCTATAACCAATTTGTCCTCATCTCCCCTTCGAAAACAGATTATTTTCTTAttctttttttctaaaaaacaCTTTATTCGTCTTTTGTTTTCGAAGGAAGGTCTAGCCCAGCGTTTTTTCTTAAAGGGCTCATTCTTAAATGGGCTGGGCCTCAAGATTGCACAGAGCATCTCGTTACGGATAGCAGTAATCGCAAGATTCCGAGCCCATCCTCAAGTTATTTAGCCGCTCATAACAAGGAACCAAAATCGTCTACTTTACAAGCTCTAATCTTTTCTTTTTAACGAGATCATGCGCTCTGATCACCAACCTTAGGTAGGAGATGCATGCACTCTTGAGAAAAGGCCTAAGAAGAGAGAAACCTGGCCGGAGGAGCGTCGTCTGTCttgtggccgccgccgccgccggatcgCCTCAGACCCGTGTCAATGGATCGCTGATGCAAGGAAGAGGTGGAGAGAGACGGAAGACTGAAGCCGCTTCCCCCCTTTTTAAAGGGAACTTTTTAGTATTCATGGGCATTGCTTCGTCCAGCCCAACATCTTTGCTTTAATGGGTCGGGCCTGAATTATAACCAAGCTATAAGACGGCTTTGATCAATAGGCCCAACTCAATCATATGGTgttgtgtggggggggggggggtaacaGCTTGTACTAGCACCAACCATGCTGCAATTCAGAAATTATGGAGGACTGTATGACAAAGAAATCAAGTAGTTCTTTCTTGATTTTGCATGCCCTTGCCTGAAAAGCACAGCATGGCAGTGCTACATTGGAAACTACTAGCACATTCCTGGGGGGAAACACAGTTGAACAGCTATGATGCAACAAAATACAGACTACAGAGGAAATACTTGCCATATACATACTTAAATACCATATCAGCGTCAATAGACTGAACTGAACCGACAATGGCTTAAGAACAACGACATCATCTTTGTCATGCCACCCACAAACCAGATTGACAGCATGCCTTGCCTCAAAGCTAATGCGTCTTTTCTATACTTTCGTCATCAAGGTCCTCCATCTCCCTTGCAACTTCTTCCTTCCTACATCCAGCGACGCCGAGCCGTCAGCTATGAGCTTTGTGACTACTAGGCAAGACACCCAATCTATTTCATATGGGCACAAGCGGTATTTTGTTGTAACACGCTCATTGTCAGGCTTCCTCACTGATCGTCACTGAGGCTGAACAAAAAAAGACCTTCCTTCTCaacccagagcaccacagcacCGCTTTTCCCTTGAAAAATCTCCAATGTTACCTTTGCCCTTGACTGCAACACAGTGTTGTTAATTGGCAAGTAAGCTGCCATGTCGATCATTTGAGAAAAAACCCAGTCACTGCTGGACTCACTTTTGTGCTTCCACAGTGACATCTGAAGGTCCTTCACGATGAGCAACAAAATGCTACCGTCTGCAGAATCTGCCAGCAACTTTTTGCCCTTTGCTTCAGATGGGAGCTCCAGGTGTGATAGTTCTTCTCCGTCCACATGTAGTGTGATGACATGAGTGACCATCGAGCTTTTCAAGTTCCCGCGGAGCCAATGGATGCAACCATGCCCAGcagaagctgaggaagacacTACAAAAGAGACCAGGCATTATCTCAGGAGAAGTTGAAGGCTTCCACCGTGATCTGGTCTTTGAGCAATAGTAGGAATAGAAGATCCTATTTCCTGTAGTCCAAATGGCAACCAGTCGGAAGGATCGGGATATCTGCCCATCAAGGCTGACATCATCAGTGACAAGCAAAGCATAGTTGTCTGTTCGTGGTCTGTATATCAGGTCAGGAATATGAAACACTTCACCAGTGAGAGGATTGCAGACGCGTACAACATCCGGTTTTGCGACGTCTCGTGAGCGATGGCAGAGGACCAAAAAGCTGTCTTGAGATACGATGGGCTCATAGAAGTTGAGGCTTGCAACAAAGCCCTCGATGAAGGTACCAAGGGACAGTGGTCTGACTGCATTGCGGCCCTCTTTCTGGCCAGTGGACTGTAACAATTAGGAGGTGGGCATGAAGCTTGGTTCCAAGCTATAGCATTTTTCCATGTAGCGTTGCCACAAGTGCGAGGCCTGGGTATTGTCCTGGTAGAAGAAGCCTAGGAGGAGGGACGGGGCAAAACCATGGCCTAGGTGCTGCATCTTGAGGTCATCAAGAAAGGTAGAGCTCATTATGATATACGCCATAACTTGCAGGATGAAGCAGCACGCACGAGGGAAGCTGGATCAGATATCTGCGTCAGGATCTTGTAGATGATGTCTGACGGAAGATGCAACATCTTGTCTTTCTCCGTTATCCCTTCCTGCAGAGAAAAGAGAACAAAAATATTATGTTAACATGTTATCAGCAGAAGAATAGATTCAGAAAACACTCGAACAATAATATAAACCCCAAGGGTTTAACCAAACTGTGCATATGGATGCATCCTGCTATGAAGATCAGGGCAATACAGAGACATTCTTCCTATTCTACCTTTTGGAATGAAATCAAAATAATCAAAGTGGCCCTTGAAAAATAGAACGAAAGTTGTTGAATTTATATTAGAACTACAAGTAGAAGGTTACCTTGGAGCTAAAATATATTATTAAAGAGGCTAAACAGTAAAAACAGAACCCACATTGTTCGTCTGTGTTAGGGAATAAGTTATGAACATAATCCCTGACTGATTAAACCGTCAGTTGCTGCCCTAAGATCAAAACAAAAGTGAATGGAACCAAAACAAGGGTCAAATCGATCGAGCTAGCTAAAATCTAGTATCTAGGCAGGACCCGCCCAGTCTGCCTGCGAAGCCGTCGGTTCTAGCAGCTCCAAACCCCCAAGGCGGCGTAACCTAACCAAGCGATACTAATTATTGAGTAACTGCACTCGGGAGATACGGACCCGAGAAGAGCGAAGCGTCGCCCGGGCAGGAGAGgaggcagccgccgccgccgccggatcgGCTCCGTGCGTGGGAGCTGCGACGGGAATCGCCGGGTGCAGTGAGCAGGGTGGGCGGAGAGGCAGGCAGCGAATCCACTGAACGGACTACGGATATACAAAGACAAAACAAACCCTCTAAACCCGAATTCGCTTTGTATCAGCCTCCGTGGGCCGTCAAGTCGAATAATTCCAGCCTACCTTAAACCCTAATTCGCGTTGTGTATGtactagtaattttggaaaatgCTTCAAACGCGTCTGCATCTGAAATCAGAGAAATCGGGTGCTTATTTTTGGTAATCGTAAAAATCATTTTGCCTTctttgaaaaaaaaattaagttcaaaattatcaaacaaaaTTAGATCGCGAAAGCAATCTAGTCGGAAGCATAAAAACAAGGGGCTTCCGAGTACTCTAGTAATTAGATTGATTGTAACGAAGGAGCATTTACATGTCAAAATTACTGTATTTAACTGGAGCAAAAGGCTGCCTCGCCTCTGTGCTGCAATCAGATGCTCAGCTCTTAACAAGACTTGTCTGATATGCTACAATGGCATTACGTTTCTTGCACATTCGTTGAGAAAATACATCTGAATGAGAAAGGTGCACATGCTAGAATTAAATAGTTAACCATGAACGACGATTGCAACACTTGGATACTTACTGTCACAGCACCGTGATTGGATCTAATTGTACCAGGAATACATGGATTTGATTTCAAACTGCTAGTCGTCACAATAAACGATAATCGTAACAAAAGTACGACGTCAACTGGAAATGAAATTCAGAAACAACGTCAATTGGAAATGAAATTCAGAAACCATGTCGACATGCCACTAGAGGACCATCTTTAACTCAGGCCTTGATGCTTTTTTTGGTATATTCTTTGCCACCAAAGTCCTCCATCTGCGTTGAGCCTTTTCCCTTTCCGCAtcaagtggcagcaaaccaTCAATAACAAGGTTTATGACTGCAAGGCAAGATAGCCAATCGATCTCGTACGGGCAGAAGCGATACTTCTTTGTAACATTTCATTGTCAATCTTCCTCAACGACCGATCGCTGAGGCTGAACAAGAAGAGACCCTCCCCCTCAATCCAGAGGACCACCGCACCACTCTTCCCACGGAAAATCTCCAATCTGACCTTTGCACTGGCATGCATCTTTAGCACCCGCATTGGCAAGGAACTTGTCATGTCGATCGTTTCAGAATGAACCCAGTCACTGCTACCATTGCCAGGCTCACTTTTATGCTTCCACAGTGACATGTGC from Panicum hallii strain FIL2 chromosome 9, PHallii_v3.1, whole genome shotgun sequence includes:
- the LOC112876402 gene encoding leucine aminopeptidase, translated to MAPVDPHSYTDGAHPVVSHAALAFYLDFAASTIHASALLTLSAPHSGDLLLDTRALAVHSASTAADPPEPIPFSLAAAPDPVLGSALTLTLPPDTTSFRLTFSTSPAASALQWLAPPQTASGHPFVFSQCQSIHARSIFPCHDTPAARITFSLLLNVPSQLSAVAAAHHVARRDPLPSDDRGACDDELWCAPGRIVEEFQMEQSVPPYLFAFAAGGIGFRDLGPRTRVYAEGGDKVLDEAAREFAGVEEMVKVGESLFGPYEWERFDLLVLPPSFPYGGMENPRMVFLTPTVIKGDAAGAQVVAHELAHSWTGNLITNKTNEDFWLNEGFTTYAERRIVEVVQGEERAALNMGIGWRGLNRMMERFKDNMEFTKLKPKMAGIDPDDVYSEVPYEKGFQFLWRIERQIGRPAFDEFLKKYIATFKFQSIDTETFLEFLKKNVPGIENQIDLQLWVEGTGIPPDAMEPDSATYKKICALAAEFKSGKLPSEDEVADWSGQEWELYLENLPTDVEASQVTALDERYKLSESRDYEVKVAFLQLAIPTGCKCYFNEVEKCLKQVGRMKYLRPLYSSLAKCSSEEKMLAQRIFSEAQEFYHPIARSVAEAILSKHS